A window of Streptomyces sp. Je 1-332 genomic DNA:
CCCCAGCAGAGGACGAGTAAGGGGCGCCTCTCAGTGAGAGGCGCCCCTTACGACCCGCAGACCTCAGCCGTCGAGGCCGAAGCCGTGGAGGGCGGTTCCGTCCCGGTGACCACCGTCGGCCTGGCCGTAGTAGGTGATCCCGTAGGGGCCGCCCAGGTTGCCGGCGACCTGGCCCGCGTAGCGGCCCTCGCTGTGGGTGGTGCTGGGGTCGTCGGCGACGGCGGTGCCGGCGGCCAGGAACCCGGCCACGGTGGCCACGGCGAGAACGGATGCGATGCGCTTCAACACGAGTTTCTCCTTGGAGACGAATCCAGTGATCTTGTAGAACAACACCGCACTCGTCTCCCACCTCCTCCTAGGCTCGCCGCACAGCGTCCACGTGGAGTATCGGGTTCATCCAGGGGCCTGAAACGCGAGAGCCCCCGACCGATTCAGCTGGTCAGAGGCTCTCAATCACTGCGGTGGGTGTGGGATTTGAACCCACGGAGGCTTGCGCCTCGACGGTTTTCAAGACCGTTCCCTTAGGCCGCTCGGGCAACCCACCCCGCACCGCCGTTCAGGGCGGTGCGGGGACAAGAGTAGCGGGTCAGCTCTCGCCCTTGCGCTGGCCCAGGACCACGTCGACCGTGTGCTCCTTGCCGTCGCGCTTGTAGGTGATCTCGACGGTGTCGCCCGGCTTGTGGGTCCAGATCTGGCCGATCAGGGTCGGGCCGCTGTCGATCACCGTGTCGTCCAGCTTCGTGATGACGTCGCCGGGCTTGAGGCCCGCCTTGTCCGCCGGGCCGTTCGGAGTGACCGCCTGCGAACCGCTCGCGCCTTCCTGGGAGATCGTGGCGCCGCCCGTGTTCTCCTGCAGGGCGACCGACGCACCGATCACGGGGTAGACGGCCTGGCCGTTCTTGATGAGCTGCTGAGCGACGTACTTGGCCTGGTTGACCGGGATGGCGAAGCCCAGGCCGATGGAGCCGGACTGGCCGCCACCGCCGAGGCCGCCGCCGCTCTCCGCGGGCTTGATGGCGGAGTTGATGCCGATGACGGCGCCGCCCGCGTCCAGCAGCGGGCCGCCGGAGTTGCCCGGGTTGATGGAGGCGTCGGTCTGCAGTGCGCTCATGTACGAGCTCTTGCTGCTCGCGCCGTCGCTGGAGGTCACCGGCCGGTCCTTGGCACTGATGATGCCGGTGGTGACCGTGTTCGAGAGGCCGAAGGGGGCACCGATGGCGATCGTCGAGTCGCCGACGGCCACCTTGTCGGAGTTGCCGAGGGGGATCGGCTTCAGGTTCGAGGGCGGGTTCTTGAGCTTGAGCACCGCGACGTCGTAACCCTCGGCGCGGCCGACCACCTCGGCGTCGTACTTCTTGCCGTCCGAGAACGTCACCGCGAGCTTTCCGCCGTCCGCCGCGGAGGCCACGACGTGGTTGTTCGTGAGGATGTGGCCCTGAGTGTCGTAGACGAAGCCGGTGCCCGTGCCGCCCTCGCCGTTCCCGCCCTGGGCCTCTACGGTGACGACGCTGGGCAGCGCCTTGTTCGCGATGTCGGCGACCGTGCCGGGGTCGCGCTTGAGGTCGGCCGGGGTGTTCGACGCCGACACCGTGGTCGAGCCCGTGCTGTTGTCGTTCCGGTCGGCAGCCCAGAAGCCGATGCCGCCGCCGACACCGCCCGCGACCAGCGCGGCCACGAGCACCGCGGCGATCAGGCCACCGCGACGGCCGGCGGGCTTGGGCCCTTCCGGGTGCTGCGCCGCATACGACGCGCCCCACCCGGAGCCGGAGCCGCCGCCCTGGGCGTACGAGGGAACGGCGGGCGGCGGCGGAGGCGGCCAGGCGCCGGCACCGGAAGCGTGCGGGGCGGCGTACTGGGGCGCGCCCGCAGTGGCACCGGCGTGTGTGGGAGCCTCGTGCGCCGCCGGTTCGTGGGCGGACGCGGCGGAAGCCGGCGCCGCGGGGGCGGGCCCGGCGGCGGGGGTCGCGGGGTCGGCGGAAGCAGCGGGAGATTCCACCGGCACAGGAGGCGCTGACGGGGCCGGGGGTACCTCGTTGCCCTCGTTCTCGGTGTTCACAGCTCTTCTCCTCGGTCCACGCTGTCGTTCTCGGTCACGGCCTGGCTGTGCCCAACTGTGCATGTGTCTGCAGTCAGCTTTTCCCATGGGCTGTCAGGGCACCATAAGCCGATCCTGTGTATCCGGCTTTGTGTGCGACACCTTGGGCAAGCCTTCGAGTACCCCGTGATGGCACCATGACGCGGTGACCCTCGCACGACAGCAGCAGATCCAGGTCGTCGCCCACCGCGGAGCCTCCGAAGACGCCCCCGAGCACACACTGGCCGCGTACAAGAAAGCGGTCGAGGACGGTGCCGACGCTCTCGAATGCGATGTGCGCCTCACGGCGGACGGGCACCTCGTCTGTGTCCATGACCGTCGTGTGAACCGGACGTCGAACGGCCGGGGAGCCGTCTCGGCCCTGGAGCTCGCCGATCTCGCGACGCTCGACTTCGGCTCCTGGAAGAGCAACCACGGCGAGGCCGACGAAGGCCCCGACTGGGCGGACACCTCCGTCCTCACCCTGGAGCGGCTCCTCGAGCTGGTCGCCGACAGCAACGCCTCGGGGCGCGACGTCCAGCTGGCCATCGAGACCAAGCACCCCACACGCTGGGCCGGTCAGGTCGAGGAAAGGCTGCTCCTTCTACTGAAGCGCTTCGGTTTGGATTCCCCTCCCGTCGACGGCCCCTCTCCCGTACGCGTCATGAGCTTCTCGGCGCGCTCCCTGCACCGCGTGCGGGCCGCGTCCCCCACCCTGCCGACGGTCTATCTGATGCAGTTCGTCTCGCCCCGCCACCGTGACGGCCGACTGCCCGAAGGCGTGCGGATCGCGGGCCCCGGCATGCGGATCGTCCGCAACCACCCCGCCTACGTGGCCAGACTCAAACGCGCGGGTCACCAGGTGCACGTGTGGACCGTGAACGAACCCGAGGACGTGGAGCTCTGCGCCGAACTCGGCGTCGACGCCATCATCACCAATCGCCCCAAGCAGGTGCTGTCCCAGTTGGGCCGTCGCTAACCGCGATCCCGTCCGTTACAGGGTGTGCACCGGCGCGTTCGGTCCGTATTCGATCGTTACGAGTGCGTCACCGCACAAGGATTGGCCGGTTTCCGGTCCAGTCCATTGGGGCATTCACACCGTGGCGTGGGGCGAAGGAGGTCTCGGGGGTGGCGTTGGTGGTGGCACGGGAGGTGCCCGCGTCGTCGAGTATGGCCGTACCCCATGGCCCGGCGGGCGTGGGAGAAGCAAGGCACCGTATGCGCGAGCAACTGCGCGGGAACGGGGTGCCGGAATCGGTCGTCGACGATGCCGTACTGATCCTTTCGGAATTGCTCAGCAACGCCTGCCGGCATGGCAGGCCGCTGGGCGAGGGAATGGTCGGCGACGGTGATGTCCGGGCCGCATGGCGCGTGGACGCGACCGGCAGGCTGACGGTCGAGGTGACGGACGGCGGTGGCCCGACCCGCCCCGTTCCGGCCACGCCCTCGGTCACCGCGCACGGCGGGCGCGGGCTCAACATCATCACGGCTCTCGCCGAGACGTGGGGCGTGCGTGACGACACCCACGGCGAGGTCACGGTGTGGGTC
This region includes:
- a CDS encoding trypsin-like peptidase domain-containing protein, with the protein product MNTENEGNEVPPAPSAPPVPVESPAASADPATPAAGPAPAAPASAASAHEPAAHEAPTHAGATAGAPQYAAPHASGAGAWPPPPPPAVPSYAQGGGSGSGWGASYAAQHPEGPKPAGRRGGLIAAVLVAALVAGGVGGGIGFWAADRNDNSTGSTTVSASNTPADLKRDPGTVADIANKALPSVVTVEAQGGNGEGGTGTGFVYDTQGHILTNNHVVASAADGGKLAVTFSDGKKYDAEVVGRAEGYDVAVLKLKNPPSNLKPIPLGNSDKVAVGDSTIAIGAPFGLSNTVTTGIISAKDRPVTSSDGASSKSSYMSALQTDASINPGNSGGPLLDAGGAVIGINSAIKPAESGGGLGGGGQSGSIGLGFAIPVNQAKYVAQQLIKNGQAVYPVIGASVALQENTGGATISQEGASGSQAVTPNGPADKAGLKPGDVITKLDDTVIDSGPTLIGQIWTHKPGDTVEITYKRDGKEHTVDVVLGQRKGES
- a CDS encoding glycerophosphodiester phosphodiesterase, producing MTLARQQQIQVVAHRGASEDAPEHTLAAYKKAVEDGADALECDVRLTADGHLVCVHDRRVNRTSNGRGAVSALELADLATLDFGSWKSNHGEADEGPDWADTSVLTLERLLELVADSNASGRDVQLAIETKHPTRWAGQVEERLLLLLKRFGLDSPPVDGPSPVRVMSFSARSLHRVRAASPTLPTVYLMQFVSPRHRDGRLPEGVRIAGPGMRIVRNHPAYVARLKRAGHQVHVWTVNEPEDVELCAELGVDAIITNRPKQVLSQLGRR
- a CDS encoding ATP-binding protein produces the protein MRHRTRIGRFPVQSIGAFTPWRGAKEVSGVALVVAREVPASSSMAVPHGPAGVGEARHRMREQLRGNGVPESVVDDAVLILSELLSNACRHGRPLGEGMVGDGDVRAAWRVDATGRLTVEVTDGGGPTRPVPATPSVTAHGGRGLNIITALAETWGVRDDTHGEVTVWVVVHAGHCHEDFATRVAAPAGSAIPDLAYADPFDDRD